From one Musa acuminata AAA Group cultivar baxijiao chromosome BXJ2-6, Cavendish_Baxijiao_AAA, whole genome shotgun sequence genomic stretch:
- the LOC103988125 gene encoding B3 domain-containing protein Os11g0156000 isoform X1 gives MLLRRKLFFAGYKCMVLSLGHLQHHQPSTAPAISLPSSLSSLPDLSHYQTHMAQHHPQAWSWIDLHHHYQHLYQAEEEESMVERENMFEKPLTPSDVGKLNRLVIPKQHAEKYFPLGRDSGEKGLLLSFEDESGKAWQFRYSYWTSSQSYVLTKGWSRFVKEKRLDAGDVVLFGRPRFGGDRLFIGCRHRWANESPPPAHAMAVATAAGPRRAVCHPDPCSCPTSTSCFSSVQEDCLLLRAGDQRDEAVQSEAVAPANSKRFRLFGVDLDYRPAPEPEPSIPISWF, from the exons ATGTTGCTGCGTCGGAAGTTATTCTTCGCGGGCTATAAATGCATGGTATTATCACTCGGACACCTTCAGCACCACCAACCGTCCACGGCCCCCGCCATCTCTCTCCCCTCTTCTTTGTCGTCGCTTCCAGACTTGAGCCACTACCAAACACATATGGCACAACATCACCCACAAGCTTGGTCTTGGATAGATCTGCACCACCATTATCAGCATCTCTACCAAGCAGAGGAGGAGGAATCAATGGTTGAGAGAGAAAACATGTTTGAAAAGCCCCTAACCCCTAGCGATGTAGGCAAGCTCAACAGGCTGGTCATCCCAAAGCAGCACGCCGAGAAGTACTTCCCCCTCGGCCGCGACTCAGGCGAGAAAGGCCTTCTGCTGAGCTTCGAGGACGAATCAGGCAAGGCATGGCAGTTCCGGTATTCTTACTGGACCAGTAGCCAGAGCTACGTGCTGACCAAAGGGTGGAGCCGCTTTGTCAAGGAGAAGAGGTTAGATGCAGGCGATGTCGTGCTCTTTGGACGTCCACGGTTCGGGGGAGACCGTCTCTTCATCGGGTGCAGACATCGGTGGGCAAACGAGAGCCCGCCACCGGCTCACGCCATGGCCGTGGCCACTGCTGCAGGGCCACGGCGGGCAGTGTGCCACCCTGATCCTTGCTCCTGTCCAACGAGCACCTCATGCTTCAGCTCGGTGCAGGAGGACTGTCTTCTTCTTCGTGCAG GCGATCAGAGGGATGAAGCAGTGCAGAGTGAGGCAGTGGCACCTGCTAACTCGAAGCGATTCAGACTCTTCGGCGTGGATTTGGACTATCGGCCGGCGCCTGAGCCGGAGCCTTCGATCCCAATCTCATGGTTTTAG
- the LOC103988125 gene encoding B3 domain-containing protein Os11g0156000 isoform X2: protein MLLRRKLFFAGYKCMVLSLGHLQHHQPSTAPAISLPSSLSSLPDLSHYQTHMAQHHPQAWSWIDLHHHYQHLYQAEEEESMVERENMFEKPLTPSDVGKLNRLVIPKQHAEKYFPLGRDSGEKGLLLSFEDESGKAWQFRYSYWTSSQSYVLTKGWSRFVKEKRLDAGDVVLFGRPRFGGDRLFIGCRHRWANESPPPAHAMAVATAAGPRRAVCHPDPCSCPTSTSCFSSVQEDCLLLRAVESIYRRSEG, encoded by the exons ATGTTGCTGCGTCGGAAGTTATTCTTCGCGGGCTATAAATGCATGGTATTATCACTCGGACACCTTCAGCACCACCAACCGTCCACGGCCCCCGCCATCTCTCTCCCCTCTTCTTTGTCGTCGCTTCCAGACTTGAGCCACTACCAAACACATATGGCACAACATCACCCACAAGCTTGGTCTTGGATAGATCTGCACCACCATTATCAGCATCTCTACCAAGCAGAGGAGGAGGAATCAATGGTTGAGAGAGAAAACATGTTTGAAAAGCCCCTAACCCCTAGCGATGTAGGCAAGCTCAACAGGCTGGTCATCCCAAAGCAGCACGCCGAGAAGTACTTCCCCCTCGGCCGCGACTCAGGCGAGAAAGGCCTTCTGCTGAGCTTCGAGGACGAATCAGGCAAGGCATGGCAGTTCCGGTATTCTTACTGGACCAGTAGCCAGAGCTACGTGCTGACCAAAGGGTGGAGCCGCTTTGTCAAGGAGAAGAGGTTAGATGCAGGCGATGTCGTGCTCTTTGGACGTCCACGGTTCGGGGGAGACCGTCTCTTCATCGGGTGCAGACATCGGTGGGCAAACGAGAGCCCGCCACCGGCTCACGCCATGGCCGTGGCCACTGCTGCAGGGCCACGGCGGGCAGTGTGCCACCCTGATCCTTGCTCCTGTCCAACGAGCACCTCATGCTTCAGCTCGGTGCAGGAGGACTGTCTTCTTCTTCGTGCAG TTGAGTCCATTTACAGGCGATCAGAGGGATGA